From a single Streptomyces sp. NBC_00377 genomic region:
- a CDS encoding glycoside hydrolase family 6 protein, translated as MVAAASAVVALGAVAGTLAALADGRDDDRPDGSEGARPRLSATLLSPSSGIPPSPSGSPSASATTARPTPSPGRAARKPRPAAGSTSLYRYSGSQVLDWVRANPADPRTAVIEDRIASRPAAVWFTEYDPGTVTSRVRAVTSGAAAQGRVPVVVAYAIPDRDCGGASEGGAPDLDAYAGWIDGFAAGLGSGEVVVVLEPDSIAQTDCLDGAGRADRLAALGRAGRVLKAANPKARVYFDAGHSAWNTPAQQAALLRQAGAASAASSDGIFSNVSNFHRTADEIAYDRRVLDALGGPPGLGAVIDTSRNGNGAPAGDEWCDPDGRSIGRAPTFRTGEDRIDAFLWVKLPGESDGCKGAAGEFSPSYAYELASS; from the coding sequence ATGGTCGCCGCCGCCTCGGCGGTGGTGGCCCTGGGCGCCGTGGCCGGGACACTGGCCGCACTCGCCGACGGGAGGGACGACGACCGCCCAGACGGCTCCGAGGGTGCCCGCCCGCGGCTGAGCGCGACGCTCCTGTCCCCGTCGTCCGGGATCCCGCCGTCGCCGTCCGGATCCCCCTCGGCCTCCGCCACGACCGCGCGGCCCACGCCCTCGCCCGGCCGCGCCGCACGGAAACCACGGCCGGCGGCCGGGTCCACGAGTCTGTACCGCTACTCCGGGTCCCAGGTCCTCGACTGGGTCCGTGCCAACCCGGCGGACCCGCGCACCGCCGTCATCGAGGACCGGATCGCGAGCCGTCCGGCCGCCGTCTGGTTCACCGAGTACGACCCCGGCACCGTCACCTCGCGGGTCCGCGCGGTCACCTCGGGCGCTGCCGCCCAGGGCCGGGTGCCCGTCGTGGTGGCGTACGCGATCCCGGACCGCGACTGCGGCGGCGCCTCCGAGGGCGGGGCCCCCGACCTCGACGCCTACGCGGGCTGGATCGACGGGTTCGCCGCGGGGCTCGGCTCCGGCGAGGTGGTGGTCGTGCTCGAACCGGACTCCATAGCCCAGACCGACTGTCTCGACGGAGCCGGTCGGGCCGACCGGCTGGCCGCGCTGGGACGTGCGGGACGCGTGCTCAAGGCCGCGAACCCGAAGGCACGCGTGTACTTCGACGCCGGGCACTCGGCCTGGAACACCCCGGCCCAGCAGGCGGCGCTGCTGCGCCAGGCCGGCGCCGCGTCGGCCGCGTCCTCCGACGGCATCTTCAGCAACGTCTCCAACTTCCACCGCACCGCCGACGAGATCGCCTACGACCGCCGGGTCCTGGACGCCCTCGGCGGCCCGCCCGGCCTGGGCGCCGTCATCGACACCAGCCGCAACGGCAACGGCGCGCCCGCCGGAGACGAATGGTGCGACCCGGACGGCCGGAGCATCGGGCGGGCCCCCACGTTCCGCACCGGGGAGGACCGGATCGACGCCTTTCTGTGGGTGAAGCTGCCG
- a CDS encoding DUF5995 family protein, translating into MPQLEQFTLPVEAGIEPGVDPRRPSVDDVLARMRALDAVLPPGDGIAVFNRVYLAVTQEVDRRIDAGRFPDPGAATTLDVRFAERYLDAVDPAPAARRPPACWRPLLQFRRHPGVRPLQFALAGINAHIGHDLALAVVDACRSLGCEPAELEDEFERVGELLGSLEERVREELMPGPDLLQIADPLTHLLGSWSLERARDATWTAARALWALRRLPDVADEFTERLDTAVGFAGRMMLTPLPGLVV; encoded by the coding sequence ATGCCGCAATTGGAACAGTTCACCCTTCCCGTCGAGGCGGGCATCGAACCAGGCGTAGATCCTCGCCGCCCGAGTGTCGACGACGTGCTCGCCCGGATGCGCGCGCTCGACGCGGTCCTGCCTCCCGGGGACGGGATCGCGGTCTTCAACCGGGTCTACCTCGCGGTCACCCAGGAGGTCGACCGGCGCATCGACGCCGGCCGGTTCCCGGATCCGGGAGCCGCCACCACCCTGGACGTACGGTTCGCGGAGCGCTACCTGGACGCCGTGGACCCGGCGCCGGCCGCCCGTCGCCCGCCGGCCTGCTGGCGACCGCTGCTCCAGTTCCGCCGCCATCCCGGCGTACGCCCGTTGCAGTTCGCGCTCGCGGGCATCAACGCGCACATCGGGCACGACCTAGCGCTCGCCGTGGTGGACGCCTGTCGTAGCCTCGGCTGCGAACCGGCCGAGCTGGAGGACGAGTTCGAGCGCGTGGGCGAGCTGCTCGGCTCGCTGGAGGAACGCGTGCGCGAAGAGCTGATGCCGGGCCCCGACCTGTTGCAGATCGCCGACCCGCTCACCCACCTGCTCGGCTCCTGGAGCCTGGAGCGCGCCCGGGACGCCACCTGGACGGCGGCCCGGGCCCTGTGGGCGCTGCGCCGGCTGCCCGACGTCGCCGACGAGTTCACCGAACGCCTCGACACGGCCGTCGGCTTCGCGGGCCGCATGATGCTCACACCGCTGCCGGGGCTCGTGGTGTGA